A genomic segment from Polyangium mundeleinium encodes:
- a CDS encoding VIT domain-containing protein → MSDERREEQDVTSTPTGEATATAGEGAVRPEEPTAGPEESASASKSGDETASAGGSGSGDDRGRGGGDGSGGGSDNDDDDDDDDDDAPAAAAPEPPRANERRIVVVTRGEKLDTAEWLPVSDPRAQEQIRRTPPPPLPPQGGSIPPALFAIVSSIVVILVTVVLLRGQGERKPSQPLVPTVADLQAVHASVTAAGAPVHKTRRLSEGDVVKTDTDGRARLRLDDGTGLVLDRSTSLRITQKGVALEHGRIFVQGALGARTEIELGEATGIVSGANTGIERSRERPASAKLYAATEEITVRAGGAEKTVRAGETATVDGSKVEIAPERGYDDWTGGMAAPWGAKGAPRRAVGELWGRPDKPGDAGSPLTIRAHDVEATVARELAETEVRTTFFNAGSTSVTGDYRLAIPPGAIVARFASVRGGNTNEGHIALATRDARGNSGSGGEVLEWAGEGWVRATIPSISPGATVQVIVRYVEWLSPRPKGDGNWVVQYRYPMVSDAAPPLIGEFSAKIDATQSSPKSIGAGLGARVTGSTVEVRRPDYRPTADLVVDVAIEPSSSPARLFVAPPFEGDEDDPASTILVRTEVPEARAEDGVTLALVLDVSSSVEPALLDAERALVDAVLSGLGARDKVVVLAADQTVHPLGPAAIGPVDDARRKAIREALGQISTGGATDLGRALEAGADALPADAPAGMVIYVGDGWPTVGDPTVDRIQARLARRQGGAPRLGAVGVGPLVNRFALASLVRGSGPLLEIADTTDAARVATELISEALQPAVAGVEVVFGTEVDRIYPRSARAITAGETVFAVGRVRGDPPRSITLRYRDARGVHEEKRPVVVERALREQDVARRWAAARVEEIALKGKGREAATDVALRAGLLTPWTGFVIGGPRVYAPSLLQTRILDLSAGPESGFSAAFATPRAAAGTLMNVPQETESAEDKDDEAAYKAAVAEAAARLLDEAGPSVRACRDSRAALRPELSGKLDVNFSIDGEGRAEKVRVKGVAGADDEALHRCVEVVVRAMIFPASGLNVSIEVTRTLGLPPPRATLRGRKCSPTSFLPMPLRRGVWRERLERSQADVVYVEAKQSCELPTWTDRRALLELILVNEPNGLARVGVAGRLELLGESDAAALLRREAIRRAQSPEELYAIKRELVGSERYPVGTFRKQYRAADGDKGRLAVVRRFLGIAPHDARLRRRLFALLEALDMKAELSEEIRRARRDPFADAGLLADAASALLRIGDEAEARRTFGELSERAPRDPWARAFLGDRLRNEGFFDDASLAYAVLEELVPEEPAAVIRLALAHAGAGRLDIAHRMLARVAQTGGRAGDETLGRLAGYLAHVLLAEGRGRQGLSESDTDRLARASLELPYPNAAVVALVRAPAGALALDVKLLRDKTEDPLGPDVAAAGVGLYALRFGLAEKSPISLRLARPEELAPARATKVRVDALVPDGEGKPPKLVSIDVELPPTGKPVTLRWMGSAFTPG, encoded by the coding sequence GTGAGCGACGAGCGACGAGAAGAGCAAGACGTGACGAGCACGCCCACAGGCGAAGCGACCGCGACGGCCGGAGAAGGAGCCGTTCGTCCCGAAGAACCCACGGCCGGCCCAGAGGAAAGCGCGAGCGCGAGCAAAAGCGGAGACGAAACCGCGAGCGCAGGCGGCAGCGGAAGCGGAGACGATCGCGGCCGTGGAGGCGGAGACGGAAGCGGCGGCGGAAGCGACAACGACGATGACGACGACGATGATGACGACGATGCGCCCGCGGCCGCTGCGCCCGAGCCTCCGCGCGCGAACGAGCGCCGGATCGTCGTAGTCACGCGCGGCGAGAAGCTCGACACGGCCGAGTGGTTGCCCGTGAGTGATCCACGCGCGCAGGAGCAGATCCGGCGGACCCCGCCTCCGCCCCTGCCGCCCCAAGGTGGGAGCATCCCGCCCGCGCTCTTCGCGATCGTGAGCTCGATCGTGGTCATCCTCGTGACCGTCGTCCTCCTGCGCGGCCAAGGTGAGCGGAAGCCGAGCCAGCCGCTCGTGCCGACGGTGGCCGATCTGCAAGCGGTGCACGCCTCGGTGACCGCCGCGGGCGCGCCCGTGCACAAGACGCGGCGGCTCTCCGAGGGAGATGTCGTCAAGACCGACACGGACGGCCGCGCGCGCCTGCGCCTCGATGACGGCACGGGCCTCGTGCTCGATCGCTCGACGAGCCTGCGCATCACGCAGAAGGGCGTGGCGCTCGAACACGGGCGCATCTTCGTGCAAGGTGCGCTCGGCGCGCGGACCGAGATCGAGCTCGGCGAGGCGACGGGCATCGTCAGCGGCGCGAACACCGGCATCGAGCGCTCGCGCGAGCGCCCGGCGAGCGCGAAGCTCTACGCAGCGACCGAGGAGATCACGGTGCGCGCGGGCGGCGCCGAGAAGACGGTGCGCGCGGGCGAGACGGCCACCGTGGACGGCAGCAAGGTCGAGATCGCGCCCGAGCGCGGCTACGACGACTGGACTGGCGGGATGGCCGCGCCGTGGGGCGCGAAGGGCGCGCCGCGGAGGGCCGTGGGTGAGCTATGGGGTCGGCCGGACAAACCCGGAGACGCCGGCTCGCCGCTCACGATCCGCGCGCACGACGTGGAAGCGACCGTCGCGCGGGAGCTCGCCGAGACCGAGGTGCGGACGACGTTCTTCAACGCTGGCAGCACCTCCGTGACGGGCGACTATCGCCTTGCGATCCCGCCGGGCGCGATCGTGGCGCGTTTCGCCTCGGTGCGCGGCGGCAACACGAACGAGGGCCACATTGCGCTCGCCACGCGCGACGCGCGCGGCAACTCCGGATCGGGCGGCGAGGTGCTCGAGTGGGCCGGCGAAGGCTGGGTCCGCGCGACGATCCCGAGCATCTCGCCCGGCGCGACGGTGCAGGTGATCGTCCGGTACGTCGAGTGGCTCTCGCCGCGGCCGAAGGGCGACGGGAACTGGGTCGTGCAGTACCGCTACCCGATGGTCTCGGACGCCGCGCCTCCTCTCATCGGCGAGTTTTCCGCGAAGATCGACGCGACGCAGTCGAGCCCGAAGTCGATCGGCGCAGGGCTCGGCGCGCGCGTGACGGGCAGCACCGTCGAGGTGCGGCGGCCCGATTATCGGCCGACCGCGGACCTCGTGGTGGACGTCGCGATCGAGCCCTCGTCGTCACCCGCGCGACTCTTCGTGGCGCCGCCCTTCGAGGGAGACGAGGACGATCCGGCCTCGACGATCCTCGTGCGCACCGAGGTGCCCGAGGCGCGCGCCGAGGACGGGGTCACGCTCGCGCTCGTGCTCGATGTCTCGTCGAGCGTGGAGCCGGCGCTGCTCGACGCCGAGCGTGCGCTCGTCGACGCGGTGCTCTCGGGCCTCGGGGCGCGCGACAAGGTGGTCGTGCTGGCCGCCGATCAGACCGTGCACCCCCTCGGCCCGGCCGCGATCGGCCCGGTGGACGATGCGCGCCGCAAGGCGATCCGCGAGGCGCTCGGGCAGATCTCGACGGGCGGCGCGACGGATCTCGGCCGCGCCCTCGAAGCCGGCGCGGACGCGCTCCCGGCCGACGCGCCGGCGGGCATGGTGATCTACGTGGGCGACGGCTGGCCGACCGTTGGAGATCCAACAGTTGATCGGATCCAGGCGCGGCTCGCGCGCCGGCAGGGCGGGGCGCCGCGCCTGGGTGCCGTGGGCGTCGGGCCGCTCGTGAACCGCTTCGCGCTCGCGAGCCTGGTGCGCGGCTCGGGGCCGCTGCTCGAGATCGCGGACACGACCGACGCCGCGCGCGTCGCGACCGAGCTCATCTCGGAGGCGCTCCAGCCTGCGGTGGCGGGCGTCGAGGTCGTGTTCGGGACCGAGGTCGATCGCATCTACCCGCGCTCGGCTCGGGCGATCACGGCCGGCGAGACGGTCTTCGCGGTGGGCCGCGTGCGCGGAGATCCACCGCGCTCGATCACGCTCCGGTACCGGGACGCGCGTGGCGTGCACGAGGAGAAGAGGCCTGTCGTCGTGGAGCGTGCGCTCCGCGAGCAGGACGTGGCGCGGCGCTGGGCCGCGGCGCGCGTCGAGGAGATCGCGCTGAAGGGCAAGGGGCGGGAGGCCGCGACCGACGTCGCTCTGCGCGCCGGCCTGCTCACGCCGTGGACCGGCTTCGTGATCGGCGGCCCGCGCGTCTACGCGCCGTCGCTCCTGCAGACGCGCATCCTCGACCTCTCGGCCGGACCCGAGTCCGGCTTCTCGGCGGCGTTTGCCACGCCGCGCGCGGCGGCCGGGACGCTCATGAACGTCCCGCAGGAGACCGAGTCGGCCGAGGACAAGGACGACGAGGCCGCCTACAAGGCCGCGGTGGCCGAGGCCGCAGCGAGGCTCCTCGACGAGGCGGGCCCCTCGGTCCGCGCGTGCCGCGACTCGCGCGCAGCACTCCGGCCCGAGCTCTCGGGCAAACTCGACGTGAACTTCTCGATCGACGGCGAGGGCCGCGCCGAGAAGGTCCGCGTGAAGGGCGTCGCCGGCGCGGACGACGAAGCGCTCCACCGATGCGTCGAGGTCGTTGTGCGGGCGATGATCTTCCCCGCGAGCGGGCTCAACGTGTCGATTGAGGTGACGCGCACGCTCGGCTTGCCGCCTCCGCGCGCGACGCTGCGGGGCCGCAAGTGCTCGCCAACCTCGTTCCTGCCGATGCCGCTTCGTCGTGGCGTGTGGCGCGAGCGGCTCGAACGCAGCCAGGCTGACGTGGTGTACGTCGAGGCGAAGCAGTCGTGCGAGCTGCCCACGTGGACCGATCGCCGCGCGCTCCTCGAGCTCATCCTCGTGAACGAGCCAAACGGACTCGCGCGTGTCGGCGTCGCGGGGCGGCTTGAGCTGCTCGGCGAGAGCGACGCGGCTGCGCTGCTCCGGCGCGAGGCGATCCGCCGCGCGCAGAGCCCCGAGGAGCTCTACGCGATCAAGCGCGAGCTCGTCGGCAGCGAGCGGTACCCCGTGGGCACGTTCCGCAAGCAGTACCGCGCGGCGGATGGGGACAAGGGGCGGCTCGCGGTCGTGCGTCGCTTCCTCGGCATCGCGCCGCACGACGCGCGGCTCCGGCGCCGGCTCTTCGCGCTGCTCGAAGCGCTCGACATGAAGGCCGAGCTCTCCGAGGAGATCCGCCGCGCCCGTCGTGATCCGTTCGCCGACGCGGGCTTGCTTGCAGACGCGGCGTCGGCGCTCCTGCGCATCGGCGACGAGGCGGAGGCGCGCCGAACGTTCGGCGAGCTCTCCGAGCGCGCGCCGCGGGACCCCTGGGCGCGCGCCTTCCTCGGGGATCGTCTTCGCAACGAAGGCTTCTTCGACGACGCTTCGCTCGCGTACGCGGTGCTCGAAGAGCTCGTCCCCGAGGAGCCTGCGGCCGTGATCCGTCTCGCGCTCGCGCATGCGGGCGCGGGCCGGCTCGACATCGCGCACCGCATGCTCGCGCGGGTCGCGCAGACGGGTGGTCGCGCGGGGGACGAGACGCTCGGCCGGCTCGCGGGCTACCTCGCGCACGTCCTGCTCGCCGAGGGGCGCGGACGGCAAGGGCTCTCGGAGTCGGACACGGATCGCCTCGCGCGCGCCTCGCTGGAGCTCCCGTATCCGAACGCCGCGGTCGTCGCGCTCGTCCGCGCGCCTGCGGGCGCGCTCGCCCTCGACGTAAAGCTCCTGCGCGACAAGACCGAGGACCCCCTCGGCCCCGACGTCGCCGCGGCGGGCGTGGGCCTCTACGCGCTCCGCTTCGGCCTCGCGGAGAAGTCGCCGATCTCCCTCCGCCTCGCGCGCCCCGAGGAGCTCGCGCCCGCGCGCGCGACGAAGGTCCGCGTCGACGCGCTCGTGCCCGACGGCGAGGGCAAACCGCCGAAGCTCGTCTCGATCGACGTCGAGCTCCCGCCGACCGGCAAACCCGTGACGCTCCGCTGGATGGGCAGCGCGTTCACGCCGGGTTGA
- a CDS encoding OmpA family protein, with product MRTRLSPRLLTLLGLLSVSLVPTAALAQESAAGGAKEGEFSVQRFEPVPGSKNYLTVAGARMDAAMGFTAGLMVNYANKPFVVKSCRAQADCSSPNAQIQDVAVISDMFTADVLASLTPVPAVQIGLRLPVMYVSGSGINLDTGGPDPNGLKAFGIGDATLEGKFRFYGDPKNSAVVLGGAVDVSAPLGTITAQDKYIGNSTPITAGGRLIFDGSFGALSFGLNLRGVYRPEARLGTTTVGPFEFRYGAALGYRVSPTVRVIAEGFGGTKFSSQNGTNSLEVDGALQITPLSLPLAFTVGGGGGVLQGVGVPLFRALGGIAFVAEVGDEDGDGINDKDDKCPSIAEDIDGFEDDDGCLEDDNDQDKVPDVKDKCPLKPETINGLNDDDGCPDELPDRDKDGIGDADDKCPDDFGKMRVKEFYGCPDKDQDGVADKADGCPDQPEDTDGFADTDGCPDPDNDGDKINDDLDECIDQPEVYNGFKDEDGCPDESPDSDKDGIPDDKDKCPKQPENLNGFEDTDGCPDKGPSLVTITEDDIKILQRVEFGTNSDKIQGATSFAVLNAVASVLEIHKEIFLVEVAGHTDNVGKTEENRALSQKRADAVVKYLIDKGVDKTRIQAKGYGPDKPIADNKQSAGRQKNRRVEFNILKSAKKSQAAPPP from the coding sequence ATGAGAACGCGACTATCGCCAAGGCTGCTGACTCTTCTGGGACTTCTCTCCGTCTCGCTCGTTCCGACTGCCGCGCTGGCCCAGGAGAGCGCCGCGGGGGGCGCCAAGGAGGGAGAGTTCTCCGTCCAGCGGTTCGAACCCGTGCCGGGCTCGAAGAACTACCTCACGGTCGCGGGCGCGCGCATGGACGCCGCGATGGGCTTCACCGCGGGCCTGATGGTGAACTACGCGAACAAACCGTTCGTCGTGAAGAGCTGTAGGGCGCAGGCGGACTGCAGCTCCCCGAACGCGCAGATCCAGGACGTCGCGGTCATCAGCGACATGTTCACGGCCGACGTGCTCGCGTCGCTGACGCCGGTGCCGGCCGTGCAGATCGGCCTGCGCCTGCCCGTGATGTACGTGAGCGGCTCGGGCATCAACCTCGACACGGGCGGGCCCGATCCGAACGGCCTCAAGGCGTTCGGCATCGGCGACGCGACGCTCGAAGGCAAGTTCCGCTTCTACGGCGACCCGAAGAACAGCGCCGTGGTGCTCGGCGGCGCCGTGGACGTGTCGGCGCCGCTCGGGACGATCACGGCGCAGGACAAGTACATCGGGAACAGCACGCCGATCACGGCGGGCGGCCGGCTGATCTTCGACGGATCGTTCGGCGCGCTGTCGTTCGGCCTGAACCTGCGCGGCGTCTACCGCCCCGAGGCGCGGCTCGGCACGACGACGGTCGGTCCCTTCGAGTTCCGCTACGGCGCCGCGCTCGGCTACCGGGTGAGCCCGACGGTCCGCGTGATCGCCGAGGGCTTCGGCGGCACGAAGTTCAGCTCGCAGAACGGGACGAACTCGCTCGAGGTCGACGGCGCCCTCCAGATCACGCCGCTCAGCCTGCCGCTCGCCTTCACGGTCGGCGGCGGCGGCGGCGTCCTGCAAGGCGTGGGCGTGCCGCTCTTCCGCGCGCTCGGCGGCATCGCGTTCGTCGCGGAGGTCGGCGACGAGGACGGGGACGGCATCAACGACAAGGACGACAAGTGCCCGTCGATCGCCGAGGACATCGACGGCTTCGAGGACGACGACGGCTGCCTCGAAGACGACAACGACCAGGACAAGGTCCCCGACGTCAAGGACAAGTGCCCGCTCAAGCCGGAGACGATCAACGGCCTGAATGACGACGACGGCTGTCCCGACGAGCTGCCGGATCGCGACAAGGACGGCATCGGGGACGCGGACGACAAGTGCCCCGACGACTTCGGCAAGATGCGCGTGAAGGAGTTCTACGGCTGCCCGGACAAGGATCAGGACGGCGTCGCCGACAAGGCCGACGGCTGCCCGGATCAGCCGGAAGACACCGACGGCTTCGCCGACACCGACGGCTGCCCGGATCCGGACAACGACGGTGACAAGATCAACGACGATCTCGACGAGTGCATCGATCAGCCGGAGGTCTACAACGGCTTCAAGGACGAGGACGGCTGCCCGGACGAGTCGCCGGACTCGGACAAGGACGGCATCCCGGACGACAAGGACAAGTGCCCGAAGCAGCCGGAGAACCTGAACGGCTTCGAGGACACGGACGGTTGCCCGGACAAGGGCCCGTCGCTCGTCACGATCACGGAGGACGACATCAAGATCCTCCAGCGCGTCGAGTTCGGCACGAACAGCGACAAGATCCAGGGCGCGACGAGCTTCGCCGTGCTCAACGCGGTCGCGAGCGTGCTCGAGATCCACAAGGAGATCTTCCTCGTGGAGGTCGCGGGCCACACGGACAACGTGGGCAAGACGGAGGAGAACCGGGCGCTGTCGCAGAAGCGCGCGGATGCCGTGGTCAAGTACCTGATCGACAAGGGCGTCGACAAGACGCGGATCCAGGCGAAGGGCTACGGGCCCGACAAGCCGATCGCTGACAACAAGCAGTCCGCTGGCCGCCAGAAGAACCGCCGCGTCGAGTTCAACATCCTGAAGTCGGCGAAGAAGAGCCAGGCGGCCCCCCCGCCCTGA
- a CDS encoding VIT domain-containing protein: MSSYRARPRLALVVLAFFALVCPGLLTACRELERPLLPRSQTWAELRTVRRDVLVAPPGEPERPPYPRERLVDGEVVRVQQDGLAWLRRDGGATLLIRGPAELVLHADVIDIKHGRVFVDTPATITTELRTPTGPLHLAHVRASIDVAQKDGASDVYVLAGEVRTDGAARATAGERLTLEPHKGEPTAKTSPVLTWEDWTGGLATTDRSAEPSPYGVGTVGARRPGEQGAPRFPLAIQRLDVRVSIQEDFAITEVDEVFFNPSSATVEGVYRFRTPAGATLHKFGVDRDGVVFWGYVKEKQAAAAQYQANVYEGSKEDPALLEWEAPGVYKARLYPLLPGQSRRVVVRYAEWLGRTGARGERRLYVYPMAAEGAEGSLPHIEELTATIDLARAGAREVRTGMSGVREGGTITVRAQDFVPRADLAIELFDDGLVAPRGYTAQHTMDLETVPPSERADAMQRAKTEADYVIVPVRSADVPLAKGGLDLAIVIDTSAATDAPSLAIARATTAALLAHLGKDDRVGVFGGDTSLVPVVPGREGLAPIDEAGRREVLARMSRIERGGATDLGSMLSQAAALLDPARRGAVVYVGDGAPTVGELRLQELRDRMAKLPRPVRMFGVGVGDEADMALLEGLARGGFAERVADANAAARVALRLLEHAERPVWLGAQVDLGPTVERIFPRDLGALVADESIAVIGRVTSAGLPTSVSLTGPAGTVKTNLQVTRIEDEGDLRRRWAEGRLLQMMAEATGRAAMVDLGSRHAIITPVTSLYVPTKNEMTPEERAELERKKGMARSLVETKRRMGWTPIIKADVDDEEEENGIAAVEVAAAPNADNKEGGTGTRAKGEEGSMGNPVTRATGNRYGVQGPQDNADPHIARQAALRDAAEFGMIGMLNTGAGGDPNAPTAPWGRDDSLARDQSSAAGNQWGSAIGDGFGAGGLGLSGVAEGGGGRGEGIGLGSIGTIGHGAGTGTGQGFGSGQGRLGGQHKSAPPKIMEAPIAMPSAAATAAPVAPARQAETKPSSGFFTKQSNAPGDPLAGGDLSGKASAGEDIPKADEAQKPEEKAKRTSSLTGTTIVVHVGDVPHQASPCSGAALVPFEERVGLWRERFGRVAGNAQGVRSVYRAALSACEAPTWRERSKLVSLMLDAMPSIAAKVSLWRVMFTDLGVADALYRGILARVRTAQEMRELHAALGLKTMDPSLLEKLIKDTKSPDERVKKVRELVAQWPDDFALALRLLDMLEDASDDAGARELGRTLRSRPDADARVRTAVGELYMRLAAKEADAGKKAAYEAEARRSFGEIVEFAPDDPVARRRLGDLLRAHGWYADAARQYETLARLAPDDTSVSLLLAAAAEGMGKLEEAIKWSEKGGAAGAPDAEQSPAVTARAFAATYLAWGRLLAQKNGKKDEEQTLRARLLRVISTERAAGKAPRGARVSLTWSHPEFHPSLWTNGLGTQMPAPEGDVTLGIAQALLPMRPDARVEVRLEGEDVEHAARLGAEAILTIVFDEGEDGETIVKQSIRFARGGKPVRAFAISKGEAREVEP; this comes from the coding sequence ATGTCCTCGTACCGCGCTCGTCCGCGCCTCGCCCTCGTGGTGCTGGCGTTTTTTGCCCTGGTTTGTCCGGGGCTGCTCACCGCGTGTCGTGAACTGGAGCGCCCGCTCCTGCCACGATCCCAAACCTGGGCCGAGCTGCGGACGGTCCGCCGCGACGTCCTGGTCGCGCCGCCCGGCGAGCCAGAACGGCCTCCGTACCCACGCGAAAGGCTCGTGGACGGCGAGGTGGTGCGGGTGCAGCAAGACGGGCTCGCGTGGCTCCGGCGCGATGGCGGCGCGACGCTGCTCATCCGAGGCCCTGCGGAGCTCGTCCTCCACGCCGACGTGATCGACATCAAGCACGGGCGCGTCTTCGTGGACACGCCCGCGACGATCACGACCGAGCTGCGAACGCCGACCGGGCCGCTGCACCTCGCGCACGTGCGGGCGAGCATCGACGTGGCGCAGAAGGACGGCGCGTCGGACGTGTACGTGCTCGCTGGCGAGGTCCGCACGGATGGCGCGGCGCGCGCGACGGCGGGCGAGCGGCTCACGCTCGAACCGCACAAGGGAGAGCCGACGGCGAAGACGTCGCCGGTGCTCACGTGGGAGGACTGGACGGGCGGCCTCGCCACGACGGATCGCTCCGCCGAACCTTCGCCGTACGGCGTGGGTACGGTGGGCGCACGTCGCCCGGGCGAGCAAGGCGCGCCGCGCTTCCCGCTCGCGATCCAGAGGCTCGACGTGCGGGTGTCGATCCAGGAGGACTTCGCGATCACCGAGGTCGACGAGGTCTTCTTCAACCCGAGCTCGGCGACGGTCGAGGGCGTGTATCGGTTCCGCACACCCGCGGGCGCGACGCTGCACAAGTTCGGCGTGGATCGCGACGGCGTGGTGTTCTGGGGGTACGTCAAGGAGAAGCAGGCCGCCGCCGCGCAGTACCAGGCGAATGTCTACGAGGGTAGCAAGGAGGATCCGGCGCTGCTCGAGTGGGAGGCGCCGGGCGTGTACAAGGCGCGGCTCTACCCGCTGTTGCCCGGACAATCGCGTCGCGTCGTGGTGCGTTACGCCGAGTGGCTCGGACGCACGGGCGCGCGCGGTGAACGCCGGCTCTACGTGTACCCGATGGCGGCCGAGGGCGCCGAGGGGTCGCTCCCGCACATCGAGGAGCTGACGGCGACGATCGATCTCGCGCGGGCCGGCGCGCGCGAGGTGCGCACGGGCATGAGCGGCGTGCGCGAGGGCGGGACGATCACGGTGCGCGCGCAGGATTTCGTGCCGAGGGCCGATCTCGCGATCGAGCTCTTCGACGACGGCCTCGTCGCGCCGCGCGGCTACACGGCGCAGCACACGATGGATCTCGAGACGGTGCCGCCTTCGGAGCGCGCGGACGCGATGCAACGCGCGAAGACGGAGGCCGACTACGTCATCGTACCGGTGCGATCCGCCGACGTGCCGCTCGCGAAGGGCGGGCTCGATCTGGCGATCGTGATCGACACGTCGGCCGCGACGGACGCGCCGTCGCTCGCGATCGCACGCGCGACGACGGCGGCGCTCCTCGCGCACCTCGGCAAGGACGATCGGGTGGGCGTGTTCGGCGGGGACACGTCGCTCGTGCCGGTCGTGCCGGGCAGGGAGGGGCTTGCGCCGATCGACGAGGCGGGGCGGCGCGAAGTGCTGGCGCGGATGTCGCGCATCGAGCGAGGTGGCGCGACGGATCTCGGGTCGATGTTGAGCCAGGCCGCGGCGCTGCTCGATCCGGCGCGGCGCGGCGCGGTGGTGTACGTCGGCGACGGCGCGCCCACGGTCGGCGAGCTCAGGCTGCAGGAGCTGCGCGATCGGATGGCGAAGTTGCCGCGGCCGGTGCGGATGTTCGGCGTGGGCGTGGGCGACGAGGCGGACATGGCGCTGCTCGAAGGCCTCGCGCGGGGCGGGTTTGCCGAGCGCGTGGCCGACGCAAACGCGGCGGCGCGCGTGGCGCTCCGGCTGCTCGAACATGCAGAGCGTCCGGTTTGGCTGGGCGCGCAGGTGGATCTCGGGCCGACGGTCGAGCGCATTTTCCCGCGGGATCTCGGCGCGCTTGTGGCAGACGAGAGCATCGCGGTGATCGGCCGCGTGACGTCGGCCGGGCTGCCGACATCGGTCTCGCTGACGGGGCCCGCGGGTACGGTCAAGACGAACCTGCAGGTCACGCGGATCGAGGACGAGGGCGATCTGCGGCGTCGCTGGGCGGAAGGGCGCCTCTTGCAGATGATGGCCGAGGCGACGGGGCGCGCGGCGATGGTGGATCTCGGCTCGCGGCACGCGATCATCACGCCGGTCACGTCGCTCTACGTGCCGACGAAGAACGAGATGACGCCGGAGGAGCGCGCGGAGCTCGAGCGCAAGAAGGGCATGGCGCGCAGCCTCGTCGAGACGAAGCGGCGGATGGGCTGGACGCCGATCATCAAGGCGGACGTCGACGACGAAGAAGAGGAGAACGGGATCGCAGCCGTGGAGGTCGCTGCCGCGCCCAACGCCGACAACAAGGAAGGTGGCACGGGCACGCGCGCGAAGGGCGAAGAGGGATCCATGGGGAACCCGGTGACGCGCGCCACGGGCAACCGCTACGGCGTGCAAGGGCCGCAGGACAACGCCGATCCGCACATCGCGCGACAAGCCGCGCTGCGCGACGCGGCCGAGTTCGGGATGATCGGCATGCTGAACACGGGCGCGGGCGGTGATCCGAACGCGCCGACGGCGCCGTGGGGGCGCGACGACTCGCTCGCGAGGGATCAGAGCTCCGCAGCCGGCAACCAGTGGGGCAGCGCGATCGGCGACGGGTTCGGCGCGGGGGGCCTCGGGCTCTCGGGTGTCGCCGAAGGTGGCGGCGGACGAGGCGAGGGGATCGGGCTCGGTTCCATCGGGACCATCGGGCACGGGGCTGGCACGGGCACGGGGCAAGGGTTTGGCTCGGGGCAGGGCCGGCTCGGCGGACAGCACAAGAGCGCGCCGCCGAAGATCATGGAGGCGCCGATCGCAATGCCGAGCGCCGCGGCGACGGCTGCGCCGGTGGCACCTGCACGGCAGGCCGAGACGAAGCCGTCGTCCGGGTTCTTCACGAAGCAGTCGAATGCTCCGGGGGATCCGCTTGCAGGCGGCGACCTCAGCGGCAAGGCGTCCGCCGGGGAGGACATCCCCAAGGCCGATGAGGCACAGAAGCCCGAGGAGAAGGCCAAGCGCACCTCCAGCCTCACGGGCACGACGATCGTGGTGCACGTGGGCGACGTGCCGCATCAGGCGTCGCCGTGCAGCGGCGCCGCGCTCGTTCCGTTCGAGGAGCGCGTGGGCTTGTGGCGTGAGCGGTTCGGGCGCGTCGCGGGCAACGCGCAGGGCGTGCGATCGGTCTACCGCGCTGCGCTTTCGGCGTGCGAGGCGCCGACGTGGCGGGAGAGGTCGAAGCTCGTGTCGCTCATGCTCGACGCGATGCCGTCGATCGCCGCGAAGGTGTCGCTCTGGCGCGTGATGTTCACGGATCTCGGCGTGGCCGACGCGCTCTACCGCGGGATCCTCGCGCGGGTGCGCACGGCGCAGGAGATGCGCGAGCTGCACGCGGCGCTCGGCCTGAAGACGATGGATCCGAGCCTCCTGGAGAAGCTCATCAAGGATACGAAGTCTCCCGACGAGCGGGTGAAGAAGGTGCGGGAGCTCGTGGCGCAGTGGCCGGACGATTTCGCGCTCGCGCTGCGCCTGCTCGACATGCTGGAGGACGCGTCGGACGACGCGGGCGCGCGTGAACTCGGCCGGACTTTGCGATCGAGGCCCGACGCGGACGCGCGGGTGCGGACCGCGGTCGGCGAGCTCTACATGCGCCTCGCGGCGAAGGAGGCCGACGCAGGCAAGAAGGCCGCGTACGAGGCCGAGGCGCGCCGGTCGTTCGGCGAGATCGTGGAGTTTGCTCCCGATGATCCGGTCGCGCGGCGCAGGCTCGGCGATCTTTTGAGGGCCCACGGTTGGTACGCGGACGCGGCGCGGCAATACGAGACGCTGGCGCGGCTCGCGCCCGACGACACGAGCGTCTCGCTCCTGCTCGCGGCCGCCGCCGAGGGCATGGGCAAGCTCGAAGAGGCGATCAAGTGGTCCGAGAAGGGCGGCGCGGCCGGGGCACCCGACGCGGAGCAGAGCCCGGCCGTGACGGCGCGCGCGTTCGCGGCGACGTACCTCGCGTGGGGCCGGCTCCTCGCGCAGAAGAACGGCAAGAAGGACGAGGAGCAGACGCTGCGCGCGCGGCTCCTGCGGGTGATCTCGACCGAACGCGCGGCCGGCAAGGCGCCGCGCGGAGCGCGGGTCTCGCTGACGTGGTCACACCCCGAGTTCCACCCGTCGCTCTGGACGAACGGGCTCGGCACGCAGATGCCGGCGCCGGAAGGCGATGTGACGCTGGGCATCGCGCAGGCGCTCCTGCCGATGCGCCCCGACGCACGCGTGGAGGTGCGTCTCGAAGGCGAGGATGTGGAGCACGCCGCGCGGCTCGGCGCGGAGGCGATCCTGACGATCGTCTTCGACGAAGGGGAGGACGGCGAGACCATCGTGAAGCAATCGATCCGCTTCGCGCGCGGCGGCAAGCCGGTGCGCGCGTTCGCCATCTCGAAGGGTGAGGCCCGGGAGGTCGAGCCGTGA